A single Lactuca sativa cultivar Salinas chromosome 8, Lsat_Salinas_v11, whole genome shotgun sequence DNA region contains:
- the LOC111881056 gene encoding 50S ribosomal protein 5, chloroplastic, producing the protein MVLLHFTAIPPAVCSQLSSSRSTSSVAFNAFSRVHLIQTPFVLKHKGQGSMIMKAVAGVDGVEPESTTPAAVEAIDESLSVEKLPLESKVQAQVDQKLKMKLAKKIRMRRKRLVRKRHLRKKGRWPPSKMKKNKNV; encoded by the exons ATGGTTCTTCTTCATTTCACTGCAATTCCACCCGCAGTTTGTTCTCAGTTATCTTCATCCCGATCAACTTCTTCCGTTGCTTTCAATGCCT TTTCCAGGGTACATTTGATTCAAACACCCTTTGTGTTGAAACATAAAGGACAAGGTTCAATGATTATGAAGGCGGTGGCAGGCGTGGATGGTGTGGAGCCGGAAAGCACCACTCCGGCGGCTGTGGAAGCCATTGATGAAAGCTTGTCAGTGGAAAAGCTTCCATTGGAGTCAAAAGTTCAAGCTCAGGTGGACCAGAAATTGAAAATGAAGCTGGCGAAGAAGATAAGAATGAGAAGAAAGAGGCTTGTCAGGAAACGCCACTTGAGGAAGAAGGGAAGATGGCCTCCTTCAAAGATGAAAAAGAACAAGAATGTATGA